One genomic window of Medicago truncatula cultivar Jemalong A17 chromosome 1, MtrunA17r5.0-ANR, whole genome shotgun sequence includes the following:
- the LOC25482605 gene encoding zinc finger protein 7, giving the protein MMKTPNLNLEAENSLEVSSQVGSNIYLQESSHDLTKDSATTSSCLTKPDINPGSISLDLTLNFDPSDEDLKETSDTNSEVLGADQAHNTVSAPTIHRVFSCNYCRRKFFSSQALGGHQNAHKRERTLAKRAMRVGMFTERYTSLASLPLHGSSSFHPLGIQAHAAMHQNHMPSSSSMLMRAHDMRPTAKFEKDCFGAAPMFMHNDDVGIFWPGSFRQINQSVHNSNLNTSFVATEPPQQTSTTSPDLTLRL; this is encoded by the coding sequence ATGATGAAGACTCCAAATTTGAACTTGGAAGCTGAAAATAGTTTAGAAGTAAGCAGCCAAGTAGGTTCCAACATATACTTACAAGAATCATCTCATGATCTTACCAAAGACAGTGCCACAACTTCTTCTTGTCTTACTAAGCCAGACATTAATCCAGGTTCTATTTCCCTTGACCTGACTCTCAACTTCGATCCGAGCGACGAAGATTTGAAGGAAACAAGCGACACTAACAGTGAAGTACTAGGAGCTGATCAAGCTCATAATACTGTTTCCGCACCAACGATTCATAGAGTTTTCTCTTGTAATTATTGTAGGAGGAAATTCTTTAGCTCGCAAGCATTAGGTGGACATCAGAATGCTCATAAAAGGGAGAGAACATTGGCGAAGCGCGCTATGCGAGTAGGGATGTTTACCGAAAGGTATACAAGCTTAGCTTCTTTACCTCTTCAtggttcttcttcttttcatccTCTTGGTATTCAAGCTCATGCTGCAATGCACCAAAACCATATGCCATCATCGTCGTCGATGCTGATGAGGGCTCATGATATGAGACCTACAGCGAAATTCGAGAAAGATTGTTTTGGAGCAGCACCGATGTTTATGCATAATGACGATGTTGGCATATTTTGGCCTGGAAGTTTCAGGCAGATAAATCAAAGTGTTCataattcaaatttgaataCTAGTTTTGTAGCAACTGAACCTCCTCAACAAACATCTACTACATCTCCTGATCTTACTTTGAGgctttaa